Proteins encoded in a region of the Corvus hawaiiensis isolate bCorHaw1 chromosome 18, bCorHaw1.pri.cur, whole genome shotgun sequence genome:
- the COMT gene encoding catechol O-methyltransferase isoform X1 codes for MLLSRSWADTTHNYLSLTARTSPKSSCILTQGEQHRKRSEGTASAILRKMLESSSVPLFIVFILLFILLLIVLLIRRNGTAALIWNEIIREKVTNFIMNQSKEQRILNFVLQNAVRGDPYSVVDTIDKYCSQKEWAMNVGNEKGLILDKTVEEANPSVALELGTYCGYSAVRISRLLKAGARLLTVEFNPEFAAIAKQMIEFAGVQDKVKLLEGPSEEIIPQLKKKYEVDTLDFVFLDHWKDRYTPDTILLQECNLLRKGSVLLADNVIFPGAPDFLNYVRKSPHFQCTNYPSHLEYMQVEDAMEKAVFLG; via the exons GagaacagcacaggaaaagatCGGAGGGAACAGCTTCTGCTATACTAAGAAAg atGCTGGAGAGCTCTTCAGTCCCTTTGTTCATTGTCTTCatcctgcttttcattttgctgctcATTGTGTTGCTCATCAGGAGAAACGGCACTGCTGCCCTTATCTGGAATGAAATAATCCGGGAGAAAGTAACCAATTTCATCATGAATCAGAGCAAAGAACAgaggattttaaattttgtgcTGCAGAATGCAGTCCGAGGGGACCCCTATAGTGTGGTGGACACTATAGATAAATACTGCTCCCAGAAAGAGTGGGCCATGAATGTGGGCAATGAGAAAG GTCTAATTCTAGACAAGACAGTGGAAGAGGCCAATCCATCAGttgccctggagctgggaacaTACTGTGGCTACTCAGCAGTGAGGATTTCTCGGCTACTGAAGGCAGGAGCTCGTCTGCTCACTGTAGAGTTCAACCCAGAATTTGCTGCTATAGCTAAACAGATGATTGAGTTTGCTGGAGTACAAGATAAG GTAAAACTCCTAGAAGGCCCTTCAGAGGAAATTATTCcccagctaaaaaaaaaatatgaagtggATACTCTGGATTTTGTCTTCCTGGACCACTGGAAAGACAGATACACACCAGACACCATCCTGCTTCAG GAATGCAACTTGCTGAGGAAGGGCTCAGTTCTTCTGGCTGACAATGTAATTTTCCCAGGAGCTCCAGATTTCCTTAACTATGTCCGCAAGAGCCCCCATTTCCAATGCACTAACTACCCATCTCATCTGGAATATATGCAAGTGGAAGATGCTATGGAGAAGGCTGTGTTTTTGGGATAA
- the COMT gene encoding catechol O-methyltransferase isoform X2 gives MLESSSVPLFIVFILLFILLLIVLLIRRNGTAALIWNEIIREKVTNFIMNQSKEQRILNFVLQNAVRGDPYSVVDTIDKYCSQKEWAMNVGNEKGLILDKTVEEANPSVALELGTYCGYSAVRISRLLKAGARLLTVEFNPEFAAIAKQMIEFAGVQDKVKLLEGPSEEIIPQLKKKYEVDTLDFVFLDHWKDRYTPDTILLQECNLLRKGSVLLADNVIFPGAPDFLNYVRKSPHFQCTNYPSHLEYMQVEDAMEKAVFLG, from the exons atGCTGGAGAGCTCTTCAGTCCCTTTGTTCATTGTCTTCatcctgcttttcattttgctgctcATTGTGTTGCTCATCAGGAGAAACGGCACTGCTGCCCTTATCTGGAATGAAATAATCCGGGAGAAAGTAACCAATTTCATCATGAATCAGAGCAAAGAACAgaggattttaaattttgtgcTGCAGAATGCAGTCCGAGGGGACCCCTATAGTGTGGTGGACACTATAGATAAATACTGCTCCCAGAAAGAGTGGGCCATGAATGTGGGCAATGAGAAAG GTCTAATTCTAGACAAGACAGTGGAAGAGGCCAATCCATCAGttgccctggagctgggaacaTACTGTGGCTACTCAGCAGTGAGGATTTCTCGGCTACTGAAGGCAGGAGCTCGTCTGCTCACTGTAGAGTTCAACCCAGAATTTGCTGCTATAGCTAAACAGATGATTGAGTTTGCTGGAGTACAAGATAAG GTAAAACTCCTAGAAGGCCCTTCAGAGGAAATTATTCcccagctaaaaaaaaaatatgaagtggATACTCTGGATTTTGTCTTCCTGGACCACTGGAAAGACAGATACACACCAGACACCATCCTGCTTCAG GAATGCAACTTGCTGAGGAAGGGCTCAGTTCTTCTGGCTGACAATGTAATTTTCCCAGGAGCTCCAGATTTCCTTAACTATGTCCGCAAGAGCCCCCATTTCCAATGCACTAACTACCCATCTCATCTGGAATATATGCAAGTGGAAGATGCTATGGAGAAGGCTGTGTTTTTGGGATAA